ATCCGCCATCAGTGCGGCATGTTGGCGTACATCCGCCGCCGTGAGCCGGTGATTGCTTCCTGGAACAACCACGATCTGATTGTCGCCGGCGCCGTCGACCAAAATCATCGCCACCCCGGTCGACGCGTCGGCATCGCGCAACAACACCTGTTGAGATAAACCCTCCTCCTGTAAATGCTCTGCCATCAAGTCGCCGTGGGCATCCGCTCCCACCTTGCTCAAGAAACGGACCTCCGCCCCGGCACGAGACGCTGCGACGGCCTGGTTCGCCCCCTTCCCGCCGAATGACTGGACAAAGCGCTGACCGAGCACGGTCTCGCCGCGAGCCGGAAGCCGGTCTACGGTCGCGGTCAGGTCAATATTACTGGAGCCGATTACGACGACCATGGGCAGAGTCGGCTGCGGATGAGATGCAACGCCCGATCGGCGTCGATGTCCACCGCGACATGCATGTTGGGAGTCGCCTTTTCCTCAGGCTTCCGAGATCGGCGATCGGCGACAGTCGCCCCGCGCGACACCCGGCCGACCATCTCAATGTCCACATGCAGCGGCTCCATCCTCATCAACGAGGCATCAATGGCCGACAGAATTGCAACCGGGTCATGGAAGTACAGGAGCCCGTGACCTTCGACCTGCTCCGCGAAGTCAAACGCCTTGGAGGTCATGTCGACCACCAGGCGACCGATCGGGTGAGGGGACCCAGCAACCCATGCTTCCAAACCGGCTCTGGTCACCCCGACACGGGTCGTCACGTCAAGTGGGACGAGGGTCAAGGGCAGCGACGCATGAAACACCCGATGCGCCGCATGCGGATCGACATACATATTAAATTCCGCCACCGGGGAAATGTTGCCGGGGACGCCGATCGCCCCCCCCATCGCCACCACCGCACGAAACTTCTGGACGGTGAGGGGATTTACCTTCAAGCCCACGGCCACGTTCGTCAACGGCCCCAGGGTGATCAATGTCACCTCATCGGGATATCGGCGAATACACTCGTTCCACACATCCTGCGCGGTGGGCAACATTTGAGGCAAACGCACCGCCGGGTACCGCGGCATACCTCCTGGCGTCAACGCACCATCCAGCTCACCCAGCCCATCACTCCCATGAACCTGGATCGCCGTGATCAGGTCCTCTTCCAACGGACGGGCGGCACCCTGTCCTACCAGCAGACCCGATGGGGGGTTCAGCTGGTTCAGAAGGCGGAACAGATTTTTTGTCCCCTGGCCGACCGGCACATTTCCGCAAACCGTGGTGATGCCCACCACGTCCAGTTCCGGTGAAGCCAACGCCAGCAGAATGGCCAGTGCGTCATCAACCCCGGGATCTGTATCGATGATGACCTTCAAGGGAGGAGTATTCAACATGCTGTGCCGCTAGACTGCGCTGCCGTGGCAGGGCGGGACCGCATGATGGGCCACCGCACCTCAATGATATCCTGTTACAAGCCCGGACCGCGTTCGGCGCCCGGCTCACCGAAGTGCGTCGATTGCCCGAGTTGTTCTAGAACCGACTGGAACAAGGCCGCATCATGGGGAGGGCCCATGAGAAAATAGATGACCGCCGCCTCCCCAGGGCCGAGCACCGCCAGGGCGCGCCCAACCATATCTTCCCCTTGATACGATTGCGCGATGGATGTCTCGTTCTCGATTTGGGAACCGGCAGGGATAAATGAGATGCCATGGAGCAACGACAACGGCTGACTCAACTGCTCACGAATCGACTCGCGCGTCGCCCCGGTCAGCGGGAAGAGCATGCCAAGGTCCTTCCCCTCCTCCGGCGTGAGGAACGGCATGTCGGCGTCGTCCGGTCGGCTGCTCTGCCAATGCTCCGGAACCACGAACGACCACCCAGTCCCCGGGATGGTTAATCGAGCACCCGCACGATAGGTCACACCGGACACGATCTCGATGGGGCGGGTCTCGGAAGCCGGCTCTTCCATGGCCACCGGTTCTGAAGAAGCCCTGGTCGGTGCCGTAAAGAGCAAGGTGAGCGAGAGGGTCGTAGCGGCGACCTGAACGATGGCGTACCAGTGCCGTCGGAGACCAGCGGCAGGCCCAGGTCCCAATGCGCAGCTTGAACACCGATTAGGAAACAGCATCCACCGGCGGACAGGTGCAAAACAGGTGGCGGTCGCCATAGGCTTCATCGATCCGTCCCACACTCGGCCAAAACTTGTTTTCACGAACCCACGGAGCAGGAAACGCCGCCTCTTCACGCGAGTACGGCCTGGCCCACTCCTGGGCGGTGACTGTCGACGCCGTGTGTGGAGCGTTCTTCAAGACATTGCCTGCGCGTGGTTGTCGCCCCTCGGCGACGGCTTGAATCTCGCCACGAATCGCGATGAGCGCTTCGCACAACCGATCCAGTTCTGCCTTGACCTCACTCTCCGTCGGCTCAATCATCAAGGTGCCCGCTACGGGGAACGACACGGTGGGGGCATGGAATCCATAGTCCATGAGACGTTTCGCCACATCCATGGCCTCTACGCCGCTGCTCTCTTTGAGAGGCCGCAGATCGAGGATAAACTCATGCGCAACAAATCCCCGGGCCCCGGTGTACAGCACCGGATAGTGCTTCTCCAACCGTTTGGCCATATAGTTGGCATTCAGAATCGCCACCTGTGTGGCCCTGGTGAGCCCCTCTCTACCCATCAACGCAATGTAGACCCATGAGATCGTCAGGATGCTCGGACTGCCGTATGGAGCCGCCGAAACCGGGCCGATCGACTGCGGACCGCCCAACTGCGTCACCGGATGTCCCGGCATAAACGGCACGAGGTGACGGGCCACACCGATAGGCCCCATTCCCGGTCCGCCGCCGCCATGAGGGATGCAAAAGGTCTTATGCAAGTTCAGATGGCAGACGTCGGCCCCAAGATCAGCCGGGCGACAAAGCCCGACCTGGGCGTTCATGTTGGCGCCATCCATGTACACCTGCCCGCCATGGGTATGCACGATCTGGCACATTCGGCGAATGCTCTCTTCAAAGACACCGTGTGTGGAGGGGTAGGTCACCATCAGCGCCGCCAGGCGAGCCCGATGCGCCGTCGCCTTCGCCTCAAGATCGGTCAAGTCCACATTGCCACGCTGGTCACAGGCGACCGGGACCACCGTCATCCCGCACATCGACGCGCTGGCTGGATTGGTGCCATGGGCCGACACCGGAATCAAACAGACATCGCGTTGCGTCTCGCCTCGATGACGATGATAGGCCCGAATCACCATAAGCCCCGCATATTCGCCCTGCGAACCGGCATTGGGTTGCAACGAGATTCCGGCAAATCCGGTCACCTCGGCCAGCCAGGACTCCAGCTGTTGAAACAATATCTGATAGCCCTGCGTTTGATCCGCGGGGGCAAACGGATGCAGCCGCCCGAACTCCGGCCAGGTCACCGGGATCATTTCCGCCGTCGCATTCAACTTCATCGTGCAGGAACCCAACGGAATCATGGAATGCACCAGCGACAGGTCCCTGGATTGGAGACGATGGATATACCGCAGAAGTTCGTGTTCGGCATGATAGCGGTGGAAGACCGGGTGAGTCAGGTAGGCACTGGTACGCCCCAACCCTGCAGGGTACCCAACATCCGCCGACGTGAGTATCGACCGAAGCTCTTCTTCGGGAATGTCCTGTCCCACAAAGATGGCCAGCAACCGGCGGACTTCATCCAGACTGCTCCATTCATCCAGCGACATCCCCAAACTGTGATCATCGTACCGCCGGAGATTGATCTTCTGCTGGCGCGCCCGATTCAGAATCGTGTCCGATTGTCCAGGTGACAGTGGCACCCGCAAGGTGTCGAACACAGGCTCGAGACCAATGGCGCACCCATGCCGGCGCAACCCCTCTGCCAAGACCATCGTCAGCCCATGGATGCGTTCGGCAATCCGCCGCAGCCCAGCCGGACCATGGTAGACGGCATACATGCCCGCCATCACCGCCAGGAGCACCTGCGCCGTGCAAATATTGCTCGTCGCCTTTTCACGGCGGATATGCTGCTCTCTTGTTTGGAGCGAGAGGCGATAGGCCAGACGACCTGTGACGTCTTTCGAGACACCAATAATACGGCCCGGCATTTGTCGACGAAACTCTTCCTTGGTCGCCATGAACGCGGCATGGGGGCCTCCGAATCCCAAGGGCACACCAAACCGCTGGCTGGAGCCGACCGCGACATCCGCACCGCATTCACCCGGAGAGCGCAACAACGTCAACGCGAGCAAATCGGTCGCGACCACAACATAGACGCCGGCAGCATGCGCCCGTGTGATGAATTCGCTGTAATCGCCCACATAGCCGTCCGTCGAGGGGTACTGAAGCAGCATCCCGAAGAACTCCCCCTTCGACAAATCCAACGACTGGATGGCACCGATCTGCAGAACGATACCCAACGGTTCGGCGCGCGTCTGCACCACCGCGATGGTTTGCGGATGACAATTTTCAGAGACGAAAAACTTATGCCGCTCGTTCCCCGCAGCACGCGAAATGGCCGCGCACATCGTCATCGCTTCGGCAGCGGCGGTGGCCTCATCAAGCAGCGACGCGTTGGCAAGCGGCAACCCGGTCAAATCCGCGACCATGGTTTGAAAATTGACCAAGGCTTCGAGCCGCCCCTGGGCGATCTCGGCTTGATACGGCGTATACTGCGTATACCAGCCTGGATTCTCGAGAATGTTGCGCTGGATCACCGGAGGCGTAATGCAGTCGTAGTAGCCCATCCCGATCAGAGAGCGCCAAACGTGATTCTGTTGAGCCACTCCACGCAATTCCGCCAGGACCTCCTGTTCGCCACGCGGGGGCTGGAGCGTCAGAGGCCCCTGCAGATGGATATCCGAGGGGACCGTCGCCTCGACGAGAGACTCCAAGGAAGAGAGGTTCAGGGTCGCCAACATCGCCTGGATATCGGACTCCGTAGGACCGATATGGCGAGGGACAAAGGTATCGTTCGACTCGAGAAAGTGAGGGTCTGGCATGGGGGTGAAATCCTGCTAGAAGTTGACGCACTCGTCCATTCGACGCAGCAACGGGTACCCTATCATGCAGCACGGATTTTTCCAAGCATTCGGCACGCGACTCTCGTCGCTTGTTTTCCCAAATTTCATAGCGTAATAGTGACAGCGAATCCCGGCGCAGGATGCAGTCGACTATCGACCTGTCGCCGACACAGGACGACCCATGATTACACATGACATCCTCATTGTCGGAGCAGGGCTCGCCGGCATGCGCGCGGCGATTGCAGTCCCGCCTGACGTTAATGTCGCACTCCTCTCCAAGGTTCACCCGGTCCGCAGCCATTCGGTCGCCGCACAAGGCGGGATCAACGCCGCCATCGGGACAGACGACTCGTGGGAGGCACATGCCTATGACACGGCCAAAGGCGGCCTCTATCTCGGCGACCAAGATGCCATCGAAGCCATGTGCAAGGAAGCCCCGCAAGACATTCTCGAACTGGAGCGCATGGGAGTCATCTTCAGTCGCACACCGGATGGACGGATCGCGCAGCGACCGTTCGGCGGAGCCGGGTACCCGCGAACCTGTTACGCCGCCGACCGCACCGGACATGCCCTCTTGCACGCCATGTACGAACAGCTGATGAAGCGCCGGTGCAAGGTCTACGAAGAATGGTATGTCACGGCCTTGCTCGTTGAGGAAGGACGTTGCTGTGGGGTCGTTGCTTGGGACGTCGTCCGTGGCGGGTTGCAAGTGTTGCAGGCCAAAGCTGTGATTCTTGCCACCGGGGGGAGCGGTCGCGTGTTCTCCACCAGCACCAACGCCGTCATCAATACCGGTGATGGCATGGCCCTGGCCTACCGGGCTGGCGTACCGCTGGAGGACATGGAATTCGTCCAGTTTCACCCGACCACATTAAAAGACACCGGTATTCTGATTACGGAAGGGGCGCGCGGGGAAGGCGGCTATCTACTCAATACGCTCGGAGAGCGGTTTATGAAGCGGTATGCGCCGGAACAAATGGAACTGGCCACCCGCTCGACCGTATCGCTGGCCATCGGGCAGGAAATCCAAGAAGGGCGGGGCGTCGACGGCTGCGTGTTACTCGACCTGCGGCACCTGGGGCGCACCAAGATTCTGGAACGGCTGCCCCAGATCAGGGAATTGGCCATGGAGTTTGCGGGGCTCGATCCGATCGAAACGCCCATCCCGATCCGCCCCGGTGCCCACTACCAGATGGGCGGCGTGAAGGCCAACGCCTGGGGGGAAACCGACCTTCCCGGACTCTTCGCCGCAGGTGAATGCGCCTGCGTGAGTGTGCACGGAGCCAACCGGCTGGGCGGCAATTCACTCCTGGAAACGATCGTCTTCGGACGTCGGGCCGGCACCAGAGCGGCGGAATCCATCCGCGACTGTCGCCTTCCGCCCATCCCCGACACACACCTGCAGGGTGAAACACAACGCGTGAAGGCCCTGTTCGGCAATCCCGGTCCGGAGCGGGCCTGGCACATTCGGGACGATCTCGGGAAAACCATGAGTCTCAATCTGGGCATCTTCCGCACCAAGCAGTCCATGCAGGAGGCTCGAGCCGCTATCCAGGCGTTACAGCTGCGTGCCCGACACATGTGTGTGCAGGACAGAGGCCAGATCTTCAATACCGACCTGATTCAGGCGCTGGAGCTGCAGTGCCTTCTGGACATTGCGGAGACCATCGTCGTCGGCGCCTTGGGACGGGAAGAGAGCCGGGGAGCCCACTATCGAGCCGATTTCCCGACACGAAACGACAACGCCTGGCTTCGCCACACCATCAGCCACCGGCACACCGACGGCCCGCACCTGACCTATACCCCCGTTACCATTACCCGCTTTCCCCCTGCCTAGGCCCTCAGTCCTGTCATCCGCCCCCGCGCCCGGCGAACAAGATCCTACGGGCTGCCAGGGGTAGCGCTCCATCCGGTTGCGCTCCTCGCGTTTTGCGCTATCCTTTTGAGTGATCACCGATCGTTTCACTGACCGGACCGTCCAGCGTACGCCCGGGTGAAGGGTGGTAAGGCACCATGGCTCCCGTTCTCCCAGGCACGGCACCCCAGACACCCGCTCTGTCCGCACCCCTTGCCCCGGCACAGACCGTCACCTGCCCATTCTGTCAGGCAGTCACGTCATGTGCTCCGTCCCCCGGGCGTCTCCTCCATCAGGTCGCCTGCCCATCCTGTCGCGAAAATCTTCTGCTCCTCAACCAGCGGACGCAAGAAACCGATGTAGCACTCATCGATCAACAGGGATCGACCGCTCCGCCTTCGAGTGATCTGTCGTGTCGAATCGCAGGCCTTGCGGTGGCAACCCTCGCTTGCCTGTTGAATTACGTCCTGCTCTCAACACTGGGGTTCTGGATGTTCGGCCAAATCACCACCATTCACGATCCGTACGATGTCGATGCGCTCCTCCTGTCGCCCTTGATTGTGAAAGCCAATGGGTGGACACCGCTGCATCTCGCCGCAGCGCGAGGAGATCTTCCTCTCGCCGCCTCCCTTCTCGACAATGGAGCCTCCATCGACCAACCCAATGGCAATCGTCGTACTGCGCTGTATGAAGCGGCAAAGCGGGGGCAGACGGCGGTCGTCACCCTACTCCTGAATCGCGGCGCCAATCCCAATGCGCGCGGGAAACTTGGTTACACTCCGCTACTGGCGGCAGCGGAAGAAGGCCATGCCGACACCATCGCCGCCTTGCTACGCCATGGCGCAGACCACCGCGCCATCTCCACCCTCGGTGATTCGGCCCTGCACCGGGCCGTCAGAAGCGGCCATCTGGCCGCCACACAAACCCTCCTTGAGCACGGGATCTCCGTCAATCGGAAGACCCATGGCGAAACGGCGCTTGAGATCGCGCAACACGAAGAAGACCAGGAGTTGATCGACCTGTTGCGCGCGCACGGTGGACGAGAATTCTCCCAGGCAAAAGCTCATCGTGCCCAAGGCATCGCACATCAGAAACAAGGGCATGCCGACAGAGCACTCTTTGCCTTTGCAGAAGCCTTGAATCTCGATCCAGACGACTATGAGGCCTACTACGGCCGCGGAACCGCCCTGCTCCAAAAGAACGAACCCGACGAAGCCCTGATCGCCTTTCACGCCGCCATCCGTCTCAACCCCACCTACTTTGAGGCCTACAGCGCAGCGACCTCTGTCTATACGGCACGCAAACAGTGGAGGCTGGCCCTCGCACTGTGGGATCAATTCCTCGCGCAACAACCACAACATGGGCGGGCACATTTTGAACGAGCGATCGTCAAACGGGCTCAAGGCGACAGCGCCGGCTT
The sequence above is drawn from the Nitrospira defluvii genome and encodes:
- a CDS encoding nucleoside hydrolase — translated: MLNTPPLKVIIDTDPGVDDALAILLALASPELDVVGITTVCGNVPVGQGTKNLFRLLNQLNPPSGLLVGQGAARPLEEDLITAIQVHGSDGLGELDGALTPGGMPRYPAVRLPQMLPTAQDVWNECIRRYPDEVTLITLGPLTNVAVGLKVNPLTVQKFRAVVAMGGAIGVPGNISPVAEFNMYVDPHAAHRVFHASLPLTLVPLDVTTRVGVTRAGLEAWVAGSPHPIGRLVVDMTSKAFDFAEQVEGHGLLYFHDPVAILSAIDASLMRMEPLHVDIEMVGRVSRGATVADRRSRKPEEKATPNMHVAVDIDADRALHLIRSRLCPWSS
- the gcvP gene encoding aminomethyl-transferring glycine dehydrogenase, which gives rise to MPDPHFLESNDTFVPRHIGPTESDIQAMLATLNLSSLESLVEATVPSDIHLQGPLTLQPPRGEQEVLAELRGVAQQNHVWRSLIGMGYYDCITPPVIQRNILENPGWYTQYTPYQAEIAQGRLEALVNFQTMVADLTGLPLANASLLDEATAAAEAMTMCAAISRAAGNERHKFFVSENCHPQTIAVVQTRAEPLGIVLQIGAIQSLDLSKGEFFGMLLQYPSTDGYVGDYSEFITRAHAAGVYVVVATDLLALTLLRSPGECGADVAVGSSQRFGVPLGFGGPHAAFMATKEEFRRQMPGRIIGVSKDVTGRLAYRLSLQTREQHIRREKATSNICTAQVLLAVMAGMYAVYHGPAGLRRIAERIHGLTMVLAEGLRRHGCAIGLEPVFDTLRVPLSPGQSDTILNRARQQKINLRRYDDHSLGMSLDEWSSLDEVRRLLAIFVGQDIPEEELRSILTSADVGYPAGLGRTSAYLTHPVFHRYHAEHELLRYIHRLQSRDLSLVHSMIPLGSCTMKLNATAEMIPVTWPEFGRLHPFAPADQTQGYQILFQQLESWLAEVTGFAGISLQPNAGSQGEYAGLMVIRAYHRHRGETQRDVCLIPVSAHGTNPASASMCGMTVVPVACDQRGNVDLTDLEAKATAHRARLAALMVTYPSTHGVFEESIRRMCQIVHTHGGQVYMDGANMNAQVGLCRPADLGADVCHLNLHKTFCIPHGGGGPGMGPIGVARHLVPFMPGHPVTQLGGPQSIGPVSAAPYGSPSILTISWVYIALMGREGLTRATQVAILNANYMAKRLEKHYPVLYTGARGFVAHEFILDLRPLKESSGVEAMDVAKRLMDYGFHAPTVSFPVAGTLMIEPTESEVKAELDRLCEALIAIRGEIQAVAEGRQPRAGNVLKNAPHTASTVTAQEWARPYSREEAAFPAPWVRENKFWPSVGRIDEAYGDRHLFCTCPPVDAVS
- a CDS encoding FAD-binding protein translates to MITHDILIVGAGLAGMRAAIAVPPDVNVALLSKVHPVRSHSVAAQGGINAAIGTDDSWEAHAYDTAKGGLYLGDQDAIEAMCKEAPQDILELERMGVIFSRTPDGRIAQRPFGGAGYPRTCYAADRTGHALLHAMYEQLMKRRCKVYEEWYVTALLVEEGRCCGVVAWDVVRGGLQVLQAKAVILATGGSGRVFSTSTNAVINTGDGMALAYRAGVPLEDMEFVQFHPTTLKDTGILITEGARGEGGYLLNTLGERFMKRYAPEQMELATRSTVSLAIGQEIQEGRGVDGCVLLDLRHLGRTKILERLPQIRELAMEFAGLDPIETPIPIRPGAHYQMGGVKANAWGETDLPGLFAAGECACVSVHGANRLGGNSLLETIVFGRRAGTRAAESIRDCRLPPIPDTHLQGETQRVKALFGNPGPERAWHIRDDLGKTMSLNLGIFRTKQSMQEARAAIQALQLRARHMCVQDRGQIFNTDLIQALELQCLLDIAETIVVGALGREESRGAHYRADFPTRNDNAWLRHTISHRHTDGPHLTYTPVTITRFPPA
- a CDS encoding ankyrin repeat domain-containing protein, which produces MAPVLPGTAPQTPALSAPLAPAQTVTCPFCQAVTSCAPSPGRLLHQVACPSCRENLLLLNQRTQETDVALIDQQGSTAPPSSDLSCRIAGLAVATLACLLNYVLLSTLGFWMFGQITTIHDPYDVDALLLSPLIVKANGWTPLHLAAARGDLPLAASLLDNGASIDQPNGNRRTALYEAAKRGQTAVVTLLLNRGANPNARGKLGYTPLLAAAEEGHADTIAALLRHGADHRAISTLGDSALHRAVRSGHLAATQTLLEHGISVNRKTHGETALEIAQHEEDQELIDLLRAHGGREFSQAKAHRAQGIAHQKQGHADRALFAFAEALNLDPDDYEAYYGRGTALLQKNEPDEALIAFHAAIRLNPTYFEAYSAATSVYTARKQWRLALALWDQFLAQQPQHGRAHFERAIVKRAQGDSAGFLEGLQRACALGHVAAC